The DNA sequence CTTTGACTTTAGATTCTTACTAGGTATTGcggcccgcgcgatgctgcgggtggTCAGCTTAATAATACTACATTTGCAAACATTACATACACTAGCGTTCTTCATACATGcagatagatttttttttttaaagaaaattaaaaaaataaataaaatacagttattgcagagagaaaatagtgggagagaaaagtggagatggaaaattttattttttatttttttaataaaaatccattttgtaattgtcatatttacccttgtgatttaatttatttttaaagttttttaatttttcagggttaaatctgtcaaaaatttttattttggctaacaaagcttcttctcttaataatagtatagattatacATCCACAATGACACTCAAACATAGCAAACTACATGTAACATTCATCAAAAGGCAGTACTTGGTAACCAAAAGTAAAAACAATTTCTCACATAGTTAAGAAAAACAATAACTTAACAGTGACCAAAAGCAAGCAAGAAGAATGATGCTTCAAAAAGACAACCCTATTGCCCTTGAATCTTCCAGCCATAACGATCAATACAGCTCCAGGGGTAATGCTTGCCCTGCAAAATATAAAATGGCAGCAAATCCCTTCAGGTGCAAAGAAAACACAgcgcaaaaataaataaaccatTTCACAATAGCTTTCGATCTCTACCGTAATTTCATGGCAGAAGGAATTTTGTAGTTTTCCCAAATTTAAAACAACTTGAGATTTTTATACAGTTGAAAGTTACTTTGGAATCATACACAGCTTTCTTGAGTTATCGCATCATTTGTATACCTCGAAGCAATTCAAAAACATTTCTCCAGACAAACTTATAGGAGCAAGAGCAAACTTATACTCTATACCAACACAGAAGGGAAGAATTTAACACGCtgatttctataaaaaaaagtttatgtAACTGCTTATTACTGTAAAATAATAACTACATGTAGGTCAATAACACTGTCCTTCACAAAGATAGAATCTCTCACTCATATACCAAATCTCAGTACGACATAAGAAGTTATAGATCAAATAACTATAGGTGTCAACTGAAGGAAGATGTAGCTATTGATAGTCAGAAGTTTCAAATTTTGGATGTAGAGTTTACTTTTTAATTTGTCATGCTAATTTGAGAAAACAGATTGTCCCTTCAAACTTAATAAGACATGTTGAGTTAAGAACTAATGAGCCCCATATACATGAACGATCAGCTAGTGCAAAGTAGAGTAAGCGAGTAATAAGAAGCAGAGAAAAAAAACTCATCAAACTcagaggaattttttttttttttaatactatacAACAAAAAAGCTCAatgaacttcaaaaccaaacctCTCCTTATGAGTGTGTCAAAAATAAGTTTCATAGTTTAGATTCTAATCCATTTCTCACCGTATGGCTAAATGTATGGTTTGCAAGTCTGCTTACGCCATCACAACTGGGTTCTTCATCATTTGGAATAAGTGACGTCTCCTCTCCACAAAGGTGTTTAAGAATATGTACAGAATAGCAACCTATCTTGACCTGAAAGCAGAGAACATCATCTGGCATTTTACTGATCCTGTCTTCATCAACTTCCTCTTGAGGTTTTACACACACAGTCAAATCATGATCACTGTAAATCCGTAATTAGTGCCCTGTTAGTTGAAGAAACATTGTATGTTAGCATAGGAGATAATTAATCATGTATATGCAGATAATGTACTCCTGATTTTGTTCATTAAGGATTTTTCTgtagacaagaaaaaaaaatggcaacGCACTAATTTCATAACATTCCTCTAGTAAGGAACCCACACATCTCTGACAATTATCAATGTCAATATTAGAAGATTCATACCATAATCTTGTGGAGTAGTTGAAATTTGCAGAGGACTCTTTCTGTCGATATTGCCCTCCAACCAAATAAGAGTTTGAAGCTCCGTCATCTACTGTATGAGATGAGAACAGTTAATTTTTAGAGATAATCATTTAAAAGAACATCACAACAGAAATCAAACCAAATTCAGAAATCACAATAGAACTTTACCTGTTCTATCTCTTCAAATTCCCTTCAAGCCTCTCAATTTACATGAGAAAAGACCCAAACTTTGTTTAGCAGGACACACATCCCGTTTTAACTAACAACATAAACCCCATTTCTTTAAATTCCCATCAGTCCCCTCAATTTACATGAGAAAAGATTCAATCTTTACCCTTCACAAACTCAAGAGTAAACCCCAAAACATAGAAGCAAGCAATATCAGCAACAAAAGAACAATTTAAGAACATAAATTGTTGAATGCCAATTTCAAAACCAGCTAAATATTTCAAACAACTTATTTTCTTGGAAATAAAAAAAGGTCTAACCTGAAGAAGATTGCAACTCAAATTCCTGTATCGGACCCAAAGGCTCCGGAACCTAATTTGAAAGCTTTAAGCAGGCGACTAACATACCTAAAACGAACAAATCAAAATCATGAATAACCAAGACCGCCAAGCACAGAAGCTATTAGAAGCAACAGAGattaggaaaaaagaaaggggaaaaaaaaaaccgcacAAAAACTTATACATGCACAGAGTTTGAAACCTGGGAAATCAATTACCCAAATacatcttcttccttctcttctcgaTTAGGTTTGCAACTTCCCATCAATTGAAATGTAATCGCTGAATTGCAAACTATGTTGTTTAATTGGTGCCTTCAAGTTGTATCTTGTAGCTGACTGAGTGAgcgaaaaggaaagaaaatagatGGCAAGGATGTAAATTATTACAAAAAAAGGATAAAATTGTAATTTCAATCATCGGCTGATGAACAGCGAATCCCTCACCCTCCTTtaatatcttatataattaagccaattctcagggagaatggttaaatttttgaactacctaTTTTACCCATGGTTCATGAAAAACTCTATAATTTATAatctaacacataaaagatataATGGTAATTTAAaatattggaaaaaaaaaaaaaaaaaaagaagcaaaacctAACGTGGGAGGTGAGAGTGAGGGAGTGGGATAGCATTGTCCAAAGAGTGGGATTTATAACTgcaatagtaaaaaaaaaaagtagaaataaaatattactaacaaaaaatataaaaattaatttatgcaTGCGAATTAATTAGGATAAAATAGGAAATAacatctctaatataaactgaGAAATTTCCCCAAATATAAGATTGGATGTTCGTACACATGATttacaattttgttttttaagaaaataagcaaattgacatgtgcggagcacatgttaagaggctagtatagtataattttaaattaaatCTTGACTttctgcagttttttttttttttaccttaaaaTTAATGAACACTAGCCTAATAAAATATAGCACAACTGATGTGGGAAAGAcagacattatatatatatatatatatatatatatagagagagagagagagagagagacttaccACAAGAGCAGCAAAAGATATACAGATTCCAATTATTAGAACCCTATTAACTGCACCAATGAATGGTTGACTGCATTTGAAGATGAATTTATAGTCAAGTCTCAAATAAAGACGGAGATTCAAAATTACTTCATATTTGAAGTTCGTTTTCCAAGTAAAAAGAGAAAATGCAGTTTTGGCGACTAAGCTAAATGTAACAGAACACTTATAATCTACTGAACTAGGCCAAGAGATCTTACAATATCTACTATGATCCAAGATGATAAAACACTAGCATGGGTTTTATGCAGCTTGTTATTAAAATATAATCATGTGATGGTTAAAGATTTAAGGAAACTTAGGAGTCAAAAGTTTGAGCAGTGGCCAATTTCCAAATTCAAAGCCAACCATGGCTTTCATTCCGTTCTTTTGGaaaggaaaaaatatatataaaaaagaacTCTGGAATTCTAGTACGAAACAATAAACATTCCTAAAAGTCATAATCAAATAAATATAGTATATTTTGATATTAGATTCACCTTGAAGCTCACACCCTCTCAATATTTGCTTCTCACCAAATGACTTATAGATGTCTTTGCACTCAATCTGAACATCAGAGTCATCCTCCGGGTCTCTTACTGTGGCTAAATCCTCTGATTTGAATGAATCCTGATGAGACAAATCTTGTCAGCCATAGCTATCATATAACAAATTGTTATCTGCTAAGATAATTATCAAAATAGGCACATCCAACATCACCAATGCAAACCAAGCACAAATCGCAGTTCAGAAAACAAGTTAattggtattaaaaaaaatacatgaAAAGAAATATGTTAAACGACATGTTATAAAATTAACCTTTGTTATTTGAACATATAACATAACCTTTTGATTGCAGAGGACATCAACTATAACTACAATTCCCCACATATGGGTTAAGGTGATAATAGTATTGCAAGTCTAGCAGCAAAGAGACAAGTGATTCAATGATAATACTAGTTTAACaaaaacaatataaacaaaTTGACAAACACCAGTAACCACATTCAAGTTTAACTATTAATGAATACcaaataagaataaaaaatgGTTGCTCATATATAAACAAAGAGTGCGAAATCAATCATGGGAGCAacactttttgttattttcttgtaatCAACCCAACCTTATTTAGGGGACTATACTTAATTAGATCGATCATGTTACTCTAATTTTGGGAATAATATAGAGACTAGAGAGGGCACTGGTAAGAGAAGGGACACAATATATAGTTCATGCTCTATCTCTAATATTaccagaacaaaacaaaaacacaaaattttgtttttaaaaggaGGCTCACAAGCTCTTTGGTGGGTATCAAAACTATGGACCAATCTCTTTTGGAACATTCTGCTTGGTAGCTAAAAATGCATTATAGCAGCATTGCTAGCAGAACTCAAAATCTAAAAGGGTCTTGTTAAGAACCTCAACACTGACATTTTTCTATTATTCATCTGTTGTGATATTTTCAATGTAGTTAAGGCATGTCAGGATTTCAGACATAGCTATGTTTATCAGCTTTCACCTGCTGATACTCTATGTTTTGTCAAGCCCCGCTTTCTAAGTGTAAGGCACCGCTAAGTGCAGAATATTCTAGAATAAAACAAAGCCCAAACAATTATCAGAGTAGATGGTTGTACCCGTTACACTTAGATTATGAAGTATCATACTATGAAAACTCATTTCAATGACGTTTTTCAACTTCACTTACTATAAAACTCATTTCAATAAAGTTTATACAGTTTCCAATATAGTTTGGTTACATTTGATAGCACTTTCTACAAAACCATTACTCCATTTTTAGTTTACAACAGATCAACCAACTATGTAATGATGATTGACTAAAACTTTCATTCACGTCAATTGTTTCATAGTATCATGCTACACTATTGGCTACATCATTATCATTTTAACTTGGATGAATTTAAAGACATATTAAATAGGGAACACTTAAAGTTGCATATCATTACTAAATTACCTCGCTCTAGTTATTGTCAAAGTAGACTGTTGCATCTTCTCGCGTTGGCTTCTACCCAACTTGCTCtgtcaaaaggaaaagagagagaTTATGCCTATATCAAAATTCAGGTATCTGCTAGCGTGTAGATGTACAAGTGAATGCATATAAGTAGCAATTACAATATAAAGAACCAAGAGAAAAGTTTGCTGACATCTATAAACCCAAATTGAGTAACAATTACTACGTCATATGCTACACACAGtttctccctccctccctccctccctccctcccctgGTCAAGAAAATCTAACAAAAATCTTAAACATAACAGAATTTTCTCTGTTTgaacataaaaagaaaagaaaaaaggttttTACATGCCCCCAAACTTTATTAGCACTAACATGCTTCGAAACTAAGAAACCAACACCTTCTCTTAACTGAATTACACATCTTGACTGAACTTaaagtcttaaaaaaaaaagaagcgaAAATTTAAGTACTTGTGCAAGTTTTCAACATTCCAAAAGGTCCTAGTTTTCCTCTCCCTTTTCCTCAGATTTCTCAGCTACCAAGAAGAAAGTTCAacacaatcaacaacaacaacaatcataCCCACtaaagtttgaaacttttgCCTCATCATAACAAAAAATGTGTGCAAAAATTCACAAACCAAGTTACATCCAGAACAAATACAAAAGGAAAattaatgaagaagagattaaagGGTAAAGTCAGAGACTTTGCTGCAAACTCCTACATCCTACGCCTaagctcttttttttctttttttttcttctgagttGGAGTTCACAATGCACAGACTTCTTTAACATCAAATAACAAAAAGTTCAAAAACTGATGCTCCCAAGCCACTTCAATGATTCAAATTACTAGACTCTTAATTGATTGAACGAAAAACCCTTACCTAGTAGAATCTTTCCAACTTCAATCAATCCTGGAACCCCTCTCAAAATCAATGTGTTCTGCAAAATAACGACATCAAAGCTAATTCACATATAGCTATCAGCCTAATGATCCTAATCCTAATTGAACAGTACTAAATAATGAACAAGGTAAAGACAAATTAAGCACACCTGCTTAACGAGAGGGTAGAGGAAGTCATCAGCGTCGAGTTTGAGGAAGACAACGGAGGAAGCTCTACTACTCACGGCGAACCAAAGCCCCTGAAATTTGACGACAGTGCCGAATTGACAGGTAGGCGAAGTAAACGTGAAATGATCGAAGTTCTGGAGATGACGCTGAGAGAATTACAGTTATGCTTGAGGGAGTGAGAAAAGGGAATGGAGGCTGTAAACACAAGAAGAAAATTGATCATGTAAACCGGAGCTTTTGGTGGAGGGAGTCTAGATATGGCTTAActcttcagtttttttttttcttttattagaaACCGTTAACAATCCCGCctctacaaattttattttaattttcttcggTCACTAATTACACAAGGGGTTTCTAGAGTCCCTGAGGGTGATTCAATTTGGtcactaataaaaaaaaatgtacttaCCAAGAACTCTGGTATTTTGAAAGAAATATGCAGAAACTGTCCTGCAGTACAACCTTCTTtgatatttctttttcttgactTATTGACCTCCAAATGACCTGAATTTTTGATATGTTTTACTTTTGTTAGTTAGcaaaggatctggaaagtttcatcgcATTTCGACATAAAGTCAtttacaattttatttcaaatgtcATTTACAATTTTTGGAAAATCTACTCAAGTTTTGCATATTATCACATTTCTTAAAATGATAAACAGATAAGATGAAAGGCTAACTGTTTCAGGATTTCCAAAACTAGTATAACTAGAACTAAAGTGTGCCACATTTTTGAATGAGTGACCTAGTCACGGATTGTGAGTGTAGTAGGGATCCGTGTAGGCTATGGATGGAAAAAAGAATGGTAGAACATAAATGCATAGCTATTAACACATTCCTAGGGATCCTTGTACATATTAATTTTTAGTGAATTCTATTAATCGTATATGTAATATGACTATTAACAGTTTGCCTTGGTAAATGTAGACGGTCAGCCAGATAGTATTGTGCAAGGCATTGAAAATATGGTTTGCTCCTACATTGAGAAGGTAAAGTCCATTGAAATTTTGAtctgctttcttctttttctttgttcttttttttttttttttttttataattctcTTTGTTCCCCTGAAGTTTTTACTATGTTTAATCATCTTACCTGTTCAACATTTTATGTAGCCCAACAGTATAATTTTAGCAATTTCACCTGCTAATCAAGATCTTGTTACAATAGATGCAATTAAAATCTCTCATGAAGTGGATCCAACAGGTGAGTTTAAAAATTCACATCCAATTTTCTTATTTGTTGCCTTCCAAAAAAGATTCATCTGGTATACTTTTGAAATCAAAGTAATATCAAGTCAATCTACTGAAATGTGAATCTTGTAGCTGATATAAACCCGTATGTTGCATGAGAGCAATGTTATTCTTTCTCAGGGAAGAGGACACTCGAAGTAGCCGGTTGAAATTGTCAATATTCCTACTGCTAATGTAGCCTCAATTTGGTTTTAATGTTGCAAAGAATGTCAAGGGCAGACAAtcttgtggtaaagagatcactgATGCTCTTTAGTATTCATTAAGAAAATAAAGTCAGCAATGGTTTTTTGGACACTCCTATTAGTTTATTACCTTCTGTTTTTACTTGGTGAATGACATCGTCTGTTTGATTAATAGGATCAATGATATCTTTTGCTATATTGGATGAATCACTAGTACATTCAAACAATTGATACCTTGGACAAAAGAAGAAGTCAGTACGTACTCTTATCTTGGTGTGGTATGTAAGTGATCAAATTCAAAAGATTGTACACCTTGCAACTAAACACTTCAGTTCATTTATATGTGATTCGAGTGGTGATTTAAAGTATGTTGATAGAAGCTGCTTGTTGCTAGTTGACAGGTTAGATGAAAGCTCAATGGTAGCAATCAGTTGAGTGACGAGCCGAGATTTCTCTGTTGTAGTTAGGTAACTTCAAAtatgtttagggtttagggatatgggtttaattgattgatGTCATGAGTTCTACTAATACATTTCTCATTGTTACTTTGtaaatgaaattaattataaTGGGGGCAATATGAGTATgatatttgaccaaaaagattttttttttttttaacacaccTCATTTACGGCGCACAGTGTGCGCCTTACCTAGGAGTTTAGCCACTCTTTTACGACATGCTGTGTCTGCCTTTAATAGgaggtcttttacggcgtgcaatgTGGGCAGCAAATGACCTAAATGACATTTGTGGAACCACTTTTATGGGGTGTTACTCGTTCTTTTATGACGCATttttgcacgccgtaaaagagaTGGGGTCTTCTATGGCGCGAGGTTTTACAGCCTGTTTTTGTACGCCGTAAATAGGCTTTTACCGCGAACATGGTGGGCCGTAAAAGACCTTTGGTGTAGTGCTATTTTGAATGGATTCGTAATAGCGAACATATTACTATGGCTGAATTCATAATAACAAACATTCCACTTTTGCCGGATTCGTAATAACGAAAATACCATTTTCGCGGATTTGAAATAGCATATGGTAGCATTAATTAACCATTTATTTGTTTTTCCCCTAGACAACGTCGTGTGGAGGAGGTAAATTTATCCGTTGCCGGGTTCACTATCTCTTAAAAAGTTTAAATCAATCCTGCGGTTTTagaaatttttacaaaaattctACCATGTTCTTTCCAACTTTGGGCCTTGCTTCTCCTATATGTCTACACCCAGAGCTCTCTGGCTTCTCTTATATGTCTACACCGAGAGCTCTCTGGTTATCTCTATTCCATTCTGCCCAACGACCCCAATTTGGTTCTCTTTTCCAAGAGCTTTGTGAGTGAACCCAGAAGAGAGTGTGATGGCCACGCCTcctgttaacgttagagatccgagggggtctctagttatctttagagagagagagagagagagagagagagagagagagagagagagagagagaacgacacaagcAAAGTATAGTGGTAAGGgtgggaaactacgtccacttgaatgttgtagTATGTGTGttttttataggtgaaggaatgctcttTCTTTACATGGTTTCCGATATGGGACTCAAAtatcactattctagtatagaaaagctatgttgtgagggcaacttggcaaggtcgggaaggtggcttcccggcgacgtatttgccgctaccggataccgtggcgtagcttgaacatagggatacaagatgcatgtctcagttggacctcaccatggcttgtgggtgtcccaaagagggtgttacttatgcttggtgatgtagcaaagtagcttgctagtagaggtatctacaagtccccgaagtccccaagtaagaggagcttcttggttggggagttataaacatgacgtcatcaagcataagtaaccgggggGCAccgagcccctacaagtccccgaactccttaagcaagaagggaGTCGTCTAACCTACACAATGAGACGAAAAAACGTGCATATGTAGATTGCTTTGTTAAATTGGTTACCGCTCGTATtaattaatggaatgcgaaaagaattcgatttgttgcaaatgacaaatggtagaagaattcaatattccattaatgtgtatgaacatgtaaaatattggtatttgtatatgtggatcttatggccatataacacgcacaatagatagtggcaagtgtgaTGGGTGTCCAAACAaaattgtgggagtagtcccggtgacatagtatgaagcgtttgtgaacttggggcttaagtaaagcatgttggacatgatcgagcgagttgggtgtagttgagcaaGTTGagtgtagttgagtgtgtaggcgctgtgcgagcatgcggggcATGACCCAAGcacaagtcgtggccatactcaatacccaagcgagtcgcaaCCCGAGCAAGT is a window from the Rosa chinensis cultivar Old Blush chromosome 2, RchiOBHm-V2, whole genome shotgun sequence genome containing:
- the LOC112188973 gene encoding uncharacterized protein LOC112188973 isoform X1 yields the protein MYLVDDGASNSYLVGGQYRQKESSANFNYSTRLCDHDLTVCVKPQEEVDEDRISKMPDDVLCFQVKIGCYSVHILKHLCGEETSLIPNDEEPSCDGVSRLANHTFSHTGKHYPWSCIDRYGWKIQGQ
- the LOC112188973 gene encoding uncharacterized protein LOC112188973 isoform X2: MYLDDGASNSYLVGGQYRQKESSANFNYSTRLCDHDLTVCVKPQEEVDEDRISKMPDDVLCFQVKIGCYSVHILKHLCGEETSLIPNDEEPSCDGVSRLANHTFSHTGKHYPWSCIDRYGWKIQGQ